From Streptomyces zhihengii, the proteins below share one genomic window:
- the fabI gene encoding enoyl-ACP reductase FabI has protein sequence MSGILAGKRILVTGVLMESSIAFHTAKLAQEQGAEVILTAFPRPTLTERIAKKLPKPAKVIELDVTNDEHLNRLADLVREELGGLDGVVHSIGFAPQDALGGNFLNTPFESVATAMHVSAFSLKSLTMACLPLMEEGGSVVGLTFDAQFAWPQYDWMGPAKAALEATSRYLARDLGKQKIRCNLISAGPIGSMAAKSIPGFSDLAKVWDDRSPLEWDMADPEPTGRGVVALLSDWFPKTTGEIVHVDGGVHIMGA, from the coding sequence ATGAGCGGAATCCTCGCCGGCAAGCGCATCCTCGTCACCGGTGTGCTGATGGAGTCCTCCATCGCCTTCCACACCGCCAAGCTGGCCCAGGAGCAGGGCGCCGAGGTCATCCTGACGGCGTTCCCCCGGCCCACGCTGACCGAGCGCATCGCCAAGAAGCTCCCGAAGCCCGCCAAGGTCATCGAGCTCGACGTCACCAACGACGAGCACCTGAACCGCCTGGCCGACCTCGTCCGCGAGGAGCTCGGCGGACTGGACGGCGTCGTCCACTCCATCGGCTTCGCCCCGCAGGACGCCCTCGGCGGCAACTTCCTGAACACCCCCTTCGAGTCGGTCGCCACGGCCATGCACGTCTCGGCGTTCTCGCTGAAGTCGCTGACCATGGCCTGCCTCCCGCTGATGGAGGAGGGCGGCTCGGTCGTCGGCCTCACCTTCGACGCGCAGTTCGCCTGGCCCCAGTACGACTGGATGGGCCCGGCCAAGGCCGCGCTGGAGGCCACCAGCCGCTACCTCGCCCGTGACCTCGGCAAGCAGAAGATCCGCTGCAACCTGATCTCGGCGGGCCCGATCGGCTCCATGGCCGCGAAGTCCATCCCCGGCTTCAGCGACCTGGCCAAGGTGTGGGACGACCGCTCCCCGCTGGAGTGGGACATGGCCGACCCGGAGCCCACCGGGCGCGGTGTCGTCGCCCTGCTGTCCGACTGGTTCCCGAAGACCACGGGCGAGATCGTCCACGTCGACGGCGGCGTGCACATCATGGGTGCCTGA